A window of the Lactuca sativa cultivar Salinas chromosome 5, Lsat_Salinas_v11, whole genome shotgun sequence genome harbors these coding sequences:
- the LOC111889991 gene encoding uncharacterized protein LOC111889991, which translates to MGNVFIVLTPLIHGIVKLAGLTPQTIEIEPGTLMNIWVPKEIVTKYDGKIVYVPPTKPAVLLLHSFAMDGIFTWFLQVLALTREYSVYVPDFLFFGGSITDRNERSASFQAEFVAKGLKKLRVENVTLVGLSYGGMVGFKIAQLYPNLVKSMVMSATVTELTESISLDSYKRLGLSSWSDLLMPSTVEGLKRMFSVGFHKLPWLPDFFYRNILETMFSNRKERNELLDCSVVPDTDVTSDPDYSQAIHMLWGDDDKIFDLDLANTMKIRLGEKATLDWIKDAGHLVPLEKPFTYNKRLKSILECVTKDQ; encoded by the exons ATGGGAAATGTGTTTATCGTTCTAACACCTTTGATTCATGGAATCGTAAAGCTTGCTGGATTAACACCACAGACCATAGAAATAGAGCCAGGGACCTTAATGAATATATGGGTTCCAAAAGAAATCGTAACCAAATATGATGGGAAAATCGTCTACGTACCACCCACCAAACCGGCCGTATTACTCCTCCACTCTTTCGCCATGGATGGTATTTTCACATGGTTCTTACAAGTTTTGGCATTGACACGTGAATACTCAGTCTATGTGCCTGACTTCTTGTTCTTTGGTGGCTCAATCACCGATAGAAACGAGAGGTCTGCAAGTTTTCAAGCTGAGTTTGTGGCTAAAGGGTTGAAGAAACTAAGAGTGGAGAACGTCACACTAGTTGGGTTAAGTTATGGAGGGATGGTTGGATTCAAGATAGCTCAGTTGTACCCAAATCTGGTCAAGTCTATGGTTATGTCTGCCACTGTTACAGAGTTAACCGAATCCATTAGCCTTGACTCGTATAAGAGACTTGGTTTGTCAAGTTGGTCGGACCTTTTGATGCCCTCAACCGTAGAGGGGTTGAAGAGGATGTTTTCTGTTGGGTTTCATAAACTCCCATGGCTTCCCGATTTCTTTTATCGGAACATTCTTGAG ACAATGTTTAGCAATCGAAAAGAAAGAAACGAACTCTTAGATTGCTCGGTTGTTCCCGACACTGATGTAACATCGGATCCCGACTACTCGCAG GCGATACATATGTTGTGGGGTGATGACGACAAGATTTTTGATCTCGACCTTGCTAACACGATGAAAAT ACGCTTGGGTGAAAAAGCAACTTTGGACTGGATAAAGGATGCAGGGCACCTAGTACCGTTGGAGAAACCATTCACATATAACAAACGCCTTAAAAGTATTCTTGAATGTGTCACAAAAGATCAATGA